One Punica granatum isolate Tunisia-2019 chromosome 3, ASM765513v2, whole genome shotgun sequence genomic window carries:
- the LOC116201808 gene encoding uncharacterized protein LOC116201808 isoform X2: protein MLVPDGVCLSRPLTGIVRSSLTCEAFIPCPFPVTNNPKTRREERKTAKKKNLPGKILAVFQFHALLLLPFLPPFLLLNLGDTSSTGRDLNLVERVEKLEEDLRSSTTIIQGLSRQLEKLGIRFRLTRKALKEPIAEEQQQKQLELILAIGKTSKLWDSR, encoded by the exons ATGCTGGTCCCTGACGGAGTTTGCCTCTCACGGCCGTTAACTGGCATAGTGAGGTCGTCCCTGACCTGTGAAGCCTTCATCCCTTGCCCTTTCCCAGTTACAAACAACCCTAAAACCCGACGAGAAGAACGCAaaacagcaaaaaaaaaaaatcttcctGGAAAAATTTTGGCCGTCTTTCAGTTTCATGCTCTCCTCCTGCTTCCTTTCCTCCCTCCTTTCCTACTATTAAACCTCGGCGACACTTCCTCAACTGGTCGGGATTTGAATTTGGTGGAGAGAGTTGAGAAATTGGAGGAGGATCTGAGAAGCTCTACAACAATAATACAGGGCTTGTCGCGGCAGCTCGAGAAGCTCGGGATTAGGTTTCGGCTTACTCGGAAAGCATTGAAAGAACCAATAGCTGAG GAGCAGCAGCAGAAACAACTGGAGCTTATTCTTGCAATCGGAAAGACCAGTAAGCTTTGGGATAGCCGGTAA
- the LOC116201808 gene encoding uncharacterized protein LOC116201808 isoform X1: MLVPDGVCLSRPLTGIVRSSLTCEAFIPCPFPVTNNPKTRREERKTAKKKNLPGKILAVFQFHALLLLPFLPPFLLLNLGDTSSTGRDLNLVERVEKLEEDLRSSTTIIQGLSRQLEKLGIRFRLTRKALKEPIAETAILAQKNLEATRALAAQEDILEKELVEIQKEQQQKQLELILAIGKTSKLWDSR; the protein is encoded by the exons ATGCTGGTCCCTGACGGAGTTTGCCTCTCACGGCCGTTAACTGGCATAGTGAGGTCGTCCCTGACCTGTGAAGCCTTCATCCCTTGCCCTTTCCCAGTTACAAACAACCCTAAAACCCGACGAGAAGAACGCAaaacagcaaaaaaaaaaaatcttcctGGAAAAATTTTGGCCGTCTTTCAGTTTCATGCTCTCCTCCTGCTTCCTTTCCTCCCTCCTTTCCTACTATTAAACCTCGGCGACACTTCCTCAACTGGTCGGGATTTGAATTTGGTGGAGAGAGTTGAGAAATTGGAGGAGGATCTGAGAAGCTCTACAACAATAATACAGGGCTTGTCGCGGCAGCTCGAGAAGCTCGGGATTAGGTTTCGGCTTACTCGGAAAGCATTGAAAGAACCAATAGCTGAG ACTGCAATCTTGGCTCAGAAGAATTTAGAGGCCACCCGTGCATTAGCAGCTCAAGAAGACATTCTTGAGAAGGAGTTGGTTGAAATTCAAAAG GAGCAGCAGCAGAAACAACTGGAGCTTATTCTTGCAATCGGAAAGACCAGTAAGCTTTGGGATAGCCGGTAA